A genome region from Bacillaceae bacterium IKA-2 includes the following:
- a CDS encoding response regulator transcription factor: MMSQKVLIIDPDPATFGALKTPLEQAGFQPLQADDGSEGLGLIETEKPAIIILEIDTQNYLAFDFCRKLRFHHGNWTPLILISQTDKELDLVLGLELGADDYVRKPIRAKELIARMKSIVRREKIGQSSMLNKEQLSDSGIISIGELVIDPNRFSVYVKKKSVDLTKVEFQILYHFCCNLGRPISRDELLSIVRDDEKYHDVRIIDIYISKLREKIEADRRNPSYIKTVRNIGYLFQEIKIPV; the protein is encoded by the coding sequence ATGATGAGTCAAAAAGTTCTCATAATAGATCCTGATCCGGCAACGTTCGGAGCACTGAAAACACCATTAGAACAAGCAGGATTCCAACCACTCCAAGCAGATGATGGTTCAGAGGGACTAGGATTAATTGAAACAGAAAAACCTGCTATTATTATTTTGGAAATAGATACACAAAACTATCTAGCCTTTGATTTTTGTCGCAAATTACGTTTTCACCACGGAAACTGGACTCCCTTAATTCTTATCTCGCAAACAGATAAAGAACTTGATTTAGTTCTTGGATTAGAATTAGGGGCAGATGACTATGTTCGTAAGCCAATACGAGCAAAGGAACTAATTGCGAGAATGAAATCAATCGTTAGAAGAGAAAAAATTGGACAAAGTAGTATGCTAAATAAAGAGCAGTTATCGGATTCTGGAATTATTAGTATAGGGGAACTCGTCATCGATCCTAATCGATTTTCTGTTTATGTGAAAAAGAAATCTGTTGATTTAACAAAAGTTGAGTTTCAAATTCTTTATCATTTCTGCTGTAACTTAGGAAGACCGATCTCGAGAGATGAGTTACTTTCTATTGTCCGTGACGACGAAAAATATCATGACGTTAGAATTATTGATATTTATATTAGCAAATTAAGGGAAAAAATTGAGGCAGACCGAAGAAATCCAAGTTATATTAAAACAGTCAGGAATATTGGTTATCTGTTTCAAGAAATCAAAATCCCTGTATAG
- a CDS encoding site-specific integrase: MKPTDFSRYLTGFLTKYLPGEMGFSINTIASYRDTFVLFLTFIKDKKGIKTNSLTLGMINKEMVIHFLDWIETERGCSTATRNVRLAALHSFFQYLQYQSPDNLLEWQRILGIRVKKTETKSISYLTLNGIRLLLEMPDQSTKIGRRDLALLSIMYESGGRVQEIIDLTPSQVRFDRPCTVKLIGKGNKARIVPLMDAPLDLLNRYMDEQGLLSLSANMYPLFCNKRGEKLTRAGVNYILDKYARKARIKDQILIPERFSCHCLRHSKAMHLLQAGVNLIYIRDILGHRSVQTTEIYAKVDSKQKREAIEKAYTDVVPKGAPSWQKSGDLLEWLKRFDK; encoded by the coding sequence ATGAAGCCGACTGATTTCTCTCGCTATCTGACAGGATTTCTTACAAAATACCTGCCAGGAGAAATGGGGTTCAGTATAAATACGATTGCCTCTTATAGAGACACATTTGTACTTTTCCTTACATTTATCAAGGATAAAAAAGGAATAAAAACAAATTCTCTGACGCTGGGCATGATTAATAAGGAAATGGTTATTCACTTTCTTGACTGGATAGAAACAGAGCGTGGCTGTAGTACAGCCACAAGGAACGTCCGCCTTGCGGCATTACACTCTTTCTTCCAATATCTCCAGTATCAGAGCCCCGATAATCTTTTGGAATGGCAGAGAATCCTTGGAATCCGGGTTAAGAAAACAGAAACAAAATCAATCAGTTACCTAACGCTTAATGGGATCAGACTACTTTTGGAAATGCCTGATCAGTCAACTAAAATAGGACGAAGAGATCTTGCTCTTTTGTCAATTATGTATGAAAGCGGTGGAAGAGTACAGGAAATCATTGACCTCACTCCGTCACAAGTACGTTTTGACAGACCATGTACTGTAAAGTTAATTGGTAAGGGGAATAAAGCCCGGATAGTCCCTCTGATGGATGCTCCGTTAGATTTATTAAATCGATATATGGATGAGCAGGGGCTGTTAAGTTTGTCAGCAAACATGTACCCATTGTTCTGTAACAAAAGAGGAGAAAAACTGACCCGGGCAGGGGTGAATTACATACTAGATAAATATGCACGCAAGGCTCGTATTAAAGATCAAATATTAATCCCAGAACGATTTAGCTGTCATTGTCTGAGACATTCAAAAGCTATGCACTTACTCCAAGCAGGAGTTAATCTCATATACATCCGTGATATACTAGGTCACCGTTCTGTCCAAACAACTGAAATTTACGCTAAGGTAGATTCAAAACAAAAAAGAGAAGCAATTGAAAAAGCATATACAGATGTTGTACCAAAAGGTGCACCTTCTTGGCAAAAAAGTGGAGATTTATTGGAATGGCTAAAAAGATTTGATAAATAA
- the phoU gene encoding phosphate signaling complex protein PhoU: MQTREAFHDGLKQLRKSIMVLGKDAGFAFSESMEAFETNDLVKFTEIKKNDYKINLLELSINEKATLLIAKQQPVASDLRKIITAIKISSDLERVGDLAVDIAKAAKRIPQIGTGTGIDTSKLIEMSKIAREMLEKSLIAYQNENVLEAQRIAQVDDQVDELYAQFIKEIFKNGIAVQSGIENLTQLAFIARYIERIADYSTNIAELVIYEVNGQYYDLN; this comes from the coding sequence ATGCAAACCCGAGAAGCTTTTCATGATGGTTTAAAGCAATTGAGGAAAAGTATTATGGTTTTAGGAAAAGATGCGGGATTTGCTTTTAGCGAATCGATGGAAGCATTTGAAACCAATGATTTAGTGAAATTTACTGAAATCAAAAAAAATGATTATAAAATTAACCTATTAGAATTAAGTATTAATGAAAAAGCAACCTTGCTGATTGCAAAACAACAACCAGTTGCTTCGGATCTTCGTAAAATAATCACGGCAATTAAAATTTCTAGTGATTTAGAGCGAGTAGGTGATTTGGCTGTTGATATAGCAAAGGCTGCGAAAAGAATACCACAGATAGGAACTGGAACTGGAATTGATACATCGAAATTAATAGAAATGTCAAAAATCGCCAGAGAAATGTTAGAAAAATCACTAATTGCTTATCAAAATGAAAATGTCCTAGAAGCACAGCGAATTGCTCAAGTTGATGATCAAGTTGACGAATTGTATGCACAATTCATTAAAGAAATCTTTAAAAATGGTATAGCAGTCCAATCAGGAATTGAAAACCTAACCCAACTTGCTTTCATTGCGCGCTATATAGAACGAATTGCTGATTACTCAACAAACATTGCTGAACTAGTTATTTATGAAGTGAATGGGCAATATTATGATTTGAATTAA
- the pstC gene encoding phosphate ABC transporter permease subunit PstC, translating into MAIIAQKHKEEQQFTKLKVITKEKLTQKSFKVNILDFLVEKAFLVFGLIAVFILCLLLYFLIREGSTALSEVGLMEFLTTTRWYPSSTASQGAGYGALPFIISSFMVTIGALIIAIPWGIFTAIYIAEIAPKRVREILKPTIEILAIFPSVVLGFIALVILSPLIANLFNLSNGLTALTASLILSVMALPTIISISEDSIKSIPKDYREAAYALGASRWETIKTITVPAAKSGIVAGIMLGFGRAVGETMTVLMAAGNAIDMPLKEFFGIVVPNFLTSVRTLTANIAIEGSDVAWGSLHYSSLFVTAIILFIITFVVNLIADLLISRQRSKLGNE; encoded by the coding sequence GTGGCAATTATCGCTCAAAAACATAAAGAGGAACAACAATTTACAAAGTTAAAAGTAATCACAAAAGAAAAATTAACGCAAAAATCGTTTAAAGTAAATATTTTAGATTTCTTAGTAGAAAAAGCCTTTTTAGTATTTGGGTTAATAGCGGTCTTTATTTTATGTTTATTATTGTATTTCTTAATAAGAGAAGGTTCAACAGCGCTAAGCGAAGTAGGGTTAATGGAATTTTTAACGACTACAAGATGGTATCCGTCTTCAACCGCGTCACAAGGCGCAGGATATGGGGCATTACCATTTATTATAAGTTCATTTATGGTAACCATTGGAGCATTAATTATTGCTATTCCGTGGGGTATTTTCACCGCAATTTATATTGCGGAAATTGCACCAAAAAGAGTTCGAGAAATCTTGAAGCCGACAATTGAAATCCTAGCTATTTTCCCTTCGGTAGTATTAGGATTTATAGCTTTAGTGATTTTATCACCGCTAATCGCAAATTTATTTAATTTATCAAATGGACTAACGGCGTTAACAGCGTCATTGATTTTATCAGTAATGGCATTACCAACGATCATTTCAATTTCTGAAGATTCGATTAAAAGTATCCCGAAAGATTATCGTGAGGCAGCGTATGCGCTAGGGGCTTCGCGTTGGGAAACAATAAAAACAATTACTGTACCAGCGGCGAAATCTGGGATTGTAGCTGGTATTATGCTTGGTTTTGGTCGCGCAGTTGGTGAAACAATGACGGTATTAATGGCAGCGGGAAACGCAATTGATATGCCTCTTAAAGAGTTTTTTGGGATTGTCGTCCCTAACTTCTTAACATCTGTCCGAACGTTAACAGCTAATATTGCTATTGAGGGCTCAGATGTAGCTTGGGGCAGTTTACATTATAGTTCATTATTTGTGACAGCGATCATCTTATTTATTATTACCTTTGTTGTTAACTTAATCGCTGATTTATTAATTTCTAGACAAAGGAGCAAACTGGGCAATGAATAA
- a CDS encoding tyrosine-type recombinase/integrase, whose amino-acid sequence MMPNYCGIYAGLIEQYIDFKRNLGYKFVDATYTLSLFDRFTIDNAVLKLGLSKEIVDKWSEKRPNESDKTRYARIHYIAKFSAYLNDMGYPSHIPRLPKKYSSTFVPHIFSKKEVNAFFDACDTLKVNRRFETTVYVLPALFRMLYGCGIRISEALSLTCKDVDLDAKNIIVRETKNGKDRILPLSETLTEVCIQYRNVRPGKYEPKGYFFIKNNGQKCNAKAIYEWFRKILWNAGIPHGGKGFGPRMHDFRHTFSVHSLVKMSEAGLDLYYSLPILSKYLGHQSLEATDKYVRLTSDMYPDLIREVDNVCAYVFPEVDHYEAD is encoded by the coding sequence ATGATGCCGAACTATTGTGGTATTTATGCTGGTTTAATCGAACAGTACATTGATTTCAAAAGAAACCTCGGTTACAAGTTTGTTGATGCCACTTACACACTTTCGTTATTTGACAGATTTACAATAGATAATGCCGTATTAAAACTCGGTCTATCAAAGGAGATTGTTGATAAATGGAGTGAGAAGCGTCCAAATGAATCAGACAAGACACGTTATGCGAGGATTCATTATATTGCAAAATTTTCCGCCTATTTAAATGATATGGGATATCCATCACATATACCGAGATTGCCTAAAAAGTACAGCAGTACGTTTGTACCACATATTTTCTCGAAAAAGGAAGTGAATGCATTCTTCGATGCATGTGATACGCTTAAAGTTAATAGACGATTTGAAACAACTGTGTATGTACTCCCCGCTTTATTTAGAATGCTATATGGCTGTGGCATCCGTATCAGCGAAGCGTTATCCCTAACATGTAAGGATGTTGATCTTGATGCAAAAAATATTATTGTCAGGGAAACGAAAAACGGCAAAGACCGAATACTCCCATTATCTGAAACACTAACTGAGGTGTGTATTCAATATAGGAATGTTCGTCCCGGCAAATATGAACCGAAAGGTTATTTTTTTATCAAGAACAATGGGCAAAAATGTAATGCCAAGGCAATATATGAATGGTTCAGAAAAATACTCTGGAATGCAGGAATTCCACATGGTGGGAAGGGTTTTGGCCCAAGAATGCATGACTTTCGTCACACTTTCAGTGTACACTCTCTTGTGAAAATGTCAGAAGCTGGGCTAGATTTATACTACTCACTCCCAATATTATCAAAATATCTTGGGCATCAGTCATTAGAGGCTACAGATAAGTATGTAAGGCTAACATCTGACATGTACCCTGATTTAATTAGAGAAGTAGATAACGTTTGTGCCTATGTATTTCCGGAGGTTGACCATTATGAAGCCGACTGA
- the pstB gene encoding phosphate ABC transporter ATP-binding protein PstB: protein MSVLEKVIEENKIEKISHRDAAKETSIFTVNGLNLWYGSDQALKDISFSIKKNNITAIIGPSGCGKSTFLKTLNRMIELVPIAKISGEVDYHGVNIFDRSVNLVELRSAIGMVFQKPNPFPKSIFDNVAFGPRVHGIKKKAQLQEIVEKSLREAFLWEEVKDRLHESALGLSGGQQQRLCIARCLAVEPEVILMDEPTSALDPKSTLKVEELIQKLKESYSIIIVTHNMQQAARISDKTAFFLNGEVVEYDDTNVIFSNPRDKRTEDYITGRFG from the coding sequence ATGTCAGTTCTAGAAAAAGTTATAGAAGAAAATAAAATAGAAAAAATCTCACATCGGGATGCAGCTAAAGAAACAAGTATTTTTACAGTAAATGGATTAAATTTATGGTATGGCTCAGATCAGGCGTTAAAAGATATATCATTTTCGATTAAAAAAAATAATATAACAGCAATTATCGGACCTTCAGGTTGTGGTAAATCAACTTTTTTAAAGACCTTAAATCGAATGATTGAACTTGTTCCAATTGCAAAAATATCAGGAGAAGTTGATTATCATGGTGTAAATATTTTTGATCGATCAGTAAATTTAGTAGAGCTTCGAAGTGCGATTGGAATGGTTTTTCAAAAACCGAACCCATTTCCGAAATCAATTTTTGATAATGTTGCTTTTGGCCCTCGAGTTCATGGCATTAAAAAGAAAGCCCAGCTTCAAGAAATCGTTGAAAAAAGTTTACGTGAAGCATTTCTTTGGGAGGAAGTAAAAGATCGTTTGCACGAGTCAGCTTTAGGTTTGTCCGGTGGTCAACAGCAGCGCCTTTGTATCGCACGCTGCCTTGCAGTTGAGCCAGAGGTTATTTTAATGGATGAGCCAACTAGTGCTCTTGATCCAAAATCAACATTAAAAGTAGAAGAATTAATCCAAAAACTAAAAGAAAGCTACTCGATTATCATCGTCACTCATAATATGCAACAAGCAGCGCGTATTTCTGATAAAACGGCATTCTTTTTAAATGGTGAAGTTGTCGAGTATGATGATACGAACGTTATATTTTCTAATCCTCGTGATAAGCGTACTGAAGACTATATTACCGGAAGATTCGGTTAA
- a CDS encoding PstS family phosphate ABC transporter substrate-binding protein — MSAKKFFLFLVLGAVMIFAVACGSNEDVASESQQGSTDSQADPVESTTQEDTKEELPAGMLDIRGSDTMVNLGQAFAEVYMDNANENGNLAVTGGGSGTGVAAMINNNVDIAQSSRSMKQEELDDAEANGATAYEFIVGQDGLAVAIHNDNPVSQLTLAQVKDIFVGKITNWADVGWADGGEITVYSRQSNSGTYVYFNENVMDGEDFAEGTMFMPGSSAIREAISQEVNAIGYIGIGYIDGINAIDVALDEDSEYYTPFDEDNVNEGLYPIARPLFFYVNGKPEGLKLHYLDWVLKSEDAKQVLRDTGFYQIGSKYQDQNKAVYAEFGLDW; from the coding sequence GTGAGTGCAAAAAAGTTTTTCTTATTTCTAGTTTTGGGAGCAGTTATGATTTTTGCTGTAGCATGTGGTTCAAATGAGGATGTGGCAAGTGAAAGTCAACAGGGATCAACAGATAGTCAAGCGGATCCTGTAGAATCAACAACTCAAGAGGACACTAAGGAAGAATTACCAGCTGGAATGTTAGATATTCGTGGTTCAGACACAATGGTTAACTTAGGTCAAGCATTTGCTGAAGTTTACATGGATAACGCTAACGAAAATGGAAACTTAGCAGTAACTGGTGGTGGATCTGGAACTGGTGTTGCAGCAATGATTAACAATAATGTTGATATTGCTCAATCGTCTCGATCGATGAAACAAGAAGAATTGGATGATGCGGAAGCAAATGGTGCTACTGCTTATGAATTTATTGTTGGTCAAGATGGCTTAGCGGTTGCCATTCATAATGATAATCCTGTATCACAATTAACATTGGCTCAAGTTAAAGATATTTTTGTAGGAAAGATTACTAACTGGGCTGACGTAGGTTGGGCAGACGGTGGAGAAATAACTGTTTATTCTCGTCAATCAAATTCAGGTACTTACGTTTACTTTAACGAAAATGTAATGGATGGAGAAGATTTTGCAGAAGGTACGATGTTTATGCCTGGTTCATCAGCCATTCGTGAAGCTATTTCACAGGAAGTAAATGCAATTGGTTATATCGGTATTGGTTATATTGATGGTATTAATGCAATTGATGTAGCCTTAGACGAAGATAGTGAATATTACACGCCATTCGATGAAGATAACGTTAATGAAGGATTATATCCAATCGCTCGTCCACTTTTCTTCTATGTAAATGGTAAGCCAGAAGGATTAAAACTTCACTACTTAGACTGGGTATTAAAATCAGAAGATGCTAAGCAAGTATTACGTGATACTGGTTTTTACCAAATTGGATCAAAGTATCAAGATCAAAATAAAGCAGTTTACGCTGAATTTGGATTAGATTGGTAA
- the pstA gene encoding phosphate ABC transporter permease PstA — protein MNKKITEKIWFSICGFFAFLTVAALGLLLFSIIREGASVLSWSFVTQPPRKNMTEGGIWPALVGTFYVASLTVLISVPVGIGAAIYLNEYAKQGVIVRVIRLSIRNLAGVPSIVYGLFGLAIFAATLKLGTGLLTAAITLGIMVLPWVITASEEALKSVPISFREGGLALGATKWQTIRQLVLPSAIPGMATGSILGLARAAGETAPIILTGAAYFLPQLPSSLMDGFMALPYHLYILATQHAQATAVRPIAYGTALVLILLVILLNSFAIVLRNYYRQKNELL, from the coding sequence ATGAATAAAAAAATAACAGAAAAGATTTGGTTTTCAATCTGTGGTTTCTTTGCTTTTTTAACAGTTGCCGCTTTAGGCCTCCTATTATTCTCAATTATAAGGGAAGGGGCTAGTGTGTTAAGTTGGTCATTCGTTACACAGCCACCAAGGAAAAATATGACAGAAGGTGGAATTTGGCCAGCTCTAGTCGGAACATTTTATGTCGCGTCATTAACCGTGTTAATTTCGGTGCCAGTAGGGATTGGTGCAGCAATTTATTTAAACGAATATGCAAAGCAAGGGGTTATCGTTCGAGTGATTCGCTTAAGTATTCGTAATTTAGCAGGAGTTCCATCAATCGTTTATGGACTGTTTGGGTTAGCGATTTTTGCGGCTACACTAAAGTTAGGCACAGGTTTACTGACAGCAGCAATAACGCTTGGAATTATGGTTTTACCGTGGGTGATCACCGCGTCAGAAGAAGCCTTGAAGAGCGTACCGATTTCGTTTCGTGAAGGTGGTCTCGCGCTCGGGGCAACAAAATGGCAGACGATTCGTCAGCTAGTTTTGCCATCAGCAATTCCTGGAATGGCAACAGGATCGATTTTAGGACTCGCAAGGGCAGCTGGGGAAACAGCACCGATTATCTTAACGGGGGCGGCATATTTTTTACCGCAATTACCGTCATCATTAATGGATGGTTTTATGGCTTTGCCTTATCACTTATACATTTTGGCAACGCAGCATGCGCAAGCAACAGCGGTTAGACCAATTGCCTATGGTACAGCGCTCGTGTTAATTTTACTAGTTATATTATTAAATAGTTTTGCAATTGTTCTAAGAAACTATTACCGTCAGAAAAATGAATTATTATAA